GATGCAGCATGGAATCCTCCATGTTCAGCACATCGATCACGATCGGACAAATCGACACCACCCTGCGGTCCACGATGGCCGTCGCCCACGTCGTCCATCCCCGCTTCGACCCGCCGGCCACCACGAATCGGTCCACCGCCCTTCCCCCACCCTCCTCGGTCCCGCTGAAGGCGGTCAGCGTGTCCATCGCCCGCACCGCCGCCTTGGTCATCGGCAACCGCGCCGGCCACCGCTCGTCCCCCGTCCGCAGAAACTTGTCCCACGTGTACCCGATCAGATCGTCCTCCACCCGCTCCACCCCGTCCCCCCCAAACACCAGCGGCTGGTTCGGCACCATCCGCAATTCCGCCACCATCGATCGGGTCTCCCGCGCAATCCGGATCAGATCGTTGTTCAGTCGCGGCGGACGCGTGTCGTTGTTGTTCCCCCCGCCGATGAACAGCAGCGCCGTCCCGTGCTCCATCACGTCCGGACGGGCCACCACCAGCCAGTGACGCCACTCCGGCCGGTTCACTTCGTTCGTCGTCAGCCACGTCTGCGACGTGAAGTCGATGAAGGTCGCCGTCCCTCCCTCCCCCCGTGCCGATCCCGCCACCCGCCAGGCATAGGCCGGGTCCGGCGCATGCACGTAACGATCCAGAGCCGTCAAAGGCGCATCTTCCGTCGGTGCCCGCTGCGTGGATCCCGACGCCGCCATGCGCCAGCCTGCCCCGATCATCATCAGGATTCCCAATACACCGCCTGCAGCGGTCCGAACTCCGAAAAAGCCGTGGGCCATCATGGGTCAAGAATGTCCCCGGACTGTGCCGGGAACCCGTCCCGCGTGGGAAGCGTCAACCTGCCGGAAACCAGTGGTAGAGCATGAAATAAATCAGCACCCCGGTCACCGAGACATACATCCACACCGGCCACGTCCACCGCGCAATCCGCCGGTGCGCATCGAACCGCTCGCGCAGCGCCCGCGTGATCGTGATCAGCGCCATCGGCACGATCGCCGCCGCCAGCACGATGTGCGAGATCAGCATCGGGTAGTACACCGCCCGCACCCACCCGTCCGCCCCCAGCCGCGTATGCACCCCCTGCACCAGGATCTTGTGCGCCACGTACGACACCAGGAAAATCACCGAGGTCGAAAACGCCGCCAGCATGCAGCGTCGATGCGCCTCCTTCCGTCCCTGCCGGATGAACACGAATCCCAGCACCAACAGCACCGTCGCCACCCCGTTCAACCCCGCATTCAACGCCGGCAGATCCGCAACCGTCATCGGCGCCCCTCCGACTCCAGCATCCGCAGCGCCTCCACCACCCGCTCCGCCGCCCCCGGCTCCAAACCTTCCATCGTGCCGCGCCACCGCCCCTGCCCGTCCAGCAGCACGATGGCCGTGCTGTGCAGAAACAGGTCGTCCGGCGATTGCCGTTCCTCCTCGGGAATGTCCTGCAACACCAGCAGCAACCGCTCGATCGCCAGCCTCCGGATCTCCGCCCGCGTTCCGGTCACAAAATGCCAGCGGCTCCCGTCCGCCCCAAACTTGGAACCGTACGCCCTCAATACCGCCGGCGTGTCGTACTCCGGATCCGACGTCAAGGTCATCAACCCCGCCCGGGAACCCGCCGGCAACCGCTCCTGCACCGAGCGCATGACGCCCGTCAGTTGCGCACAGGGCCCCGGACACCGGGTGAAGATCAGGTTCACCGCCCAGGGCCGTCCGCCCAGATCCTCCAGCCCGAACGGAACCCCCGCCGCATTGGTCACCGAAAACGCCCCGACCTCATGCAGCACCGGCATCGGTGCTGCCGTCTCCACCGGCCCGCGCGGCATCGTCATCCGCAGCACCGCCATCGCCACCAGCAGCACCGCCCCGGAAAGCAACAGCCATCGAAAATGTCGTTCCATGAAAAGGTCCCGCGCCATCGAGGACGCCGCGCTATCCGAAGCTCCTATTCGAAGCTCGTGGCCACGCCGTCCCCGGCCACCTGAGAATCGATCCAGGCGTCATACTCGTCCTCCGGCAGCACCGTCAGCACCCCCTGCGCCATCTTGGCATGGCCGTTGCCGCACAACTGCGCGCAGATCACCTGGTACCGGCCCTCCTTCACAGGCACGAAGTGGATCGGAATATTCAGACCCGGTATGCACTGCTGGTTCACCCGCATCGGCAACACCTTGAAGGTGTGAATCACGTCCTTTGACGAGCAGTTCAGGATCACCGGCTTGTTCACCGGCACCCGCATCTCATTCAGCACCTGAATGTTGTCCCGCGTCGCCTGATCCTCCGGGTCGAATCCGAACGGGTTCGCGTTGCTCACCAGGGTCAGA
The DNA window shown above is from Verrucomicrobiia bacterium and carries:
- a CDS encoding PhoPQ-activated pathogenicity-related family protein, with the translated sequence MMAHGFFGVRTAAGGVLGILMMIGAGWRMAASGSTQRAPTEDAPLTALDRYVHAPDPAYAWRVAGSARGEGGTATFIDFTSQTWLTTNEVNRPEWRHWLVVARPDVMEHGTALLFIGGGNNNDTRPPRLNNDLIRIARETRSMVAELRMVPNQPLVFGGDGVERVEDDLIGYTWDKFLRTGDERWPARLPMTKAAVRAMDTLTAFSGTEEGGGRAVDRFVVAGGSKRGWTTWATAIVDRRVVSICPIVIDVLNMEDSMLHHFRAYGFWAPAVGDYVHHGIMDWMRTPEMAALVKIEDPFSYRGRLGGLPKLILNACGDQFFLPDSSQFYLSELPGPKFLRYVPNADHSLRGTDAYETLLAWHYLALREKAAPRFEWSHGTPGNLRVRPTDRPVAATLWQASNPEARDFRVETIGAVWKGTGLTADDEGAYTARVGTPERGWTAYMVELTYDVGAPTPLKLTTDVRVIPDTLPHPEPRPERAGR
- a CDS encoding SCO family protein, with the translated sequence MERHFRWLLLSGAVLLVAMAVLRMTMPRGPVETAAPMPVLHEVGAFSVTNAAGVPFGLEDLGGRPWAVNLIFTRCPGPCAQLTGVMRSVQERLPAGSRAGLMTLTSDPEYDTPAVLRAYGSKFGADGSRWHFVTGTRAEIRRLAIERLLLVLQDIPEEERQSPDDLFLHSTAIVLLDGQGRWRGTMEGLEPGAAERVVEALRMLESEGRR
- a CDS encoding DUF420 domain-containing protein gives rise to the protein MTVADLPALNAGLNGVATVLLVLGFVFIRQGRKEAHRRCMLAAFSTSVIFLVSYVAHKILVQGVHTRLGADGWVRAVYYPMLISHIVLAAAIVPMALITITRALRERFDAHRRIARWTWPVWMYVSVTGVLIYFMLYHWFPAG